The genomic stretch TGAAAAAGGGCATTTCAATGGCGATCGCATCTGGTTGAAACTCTTTAATAATCGAAACGAAATCTGTTTCTAATTCCGCTAACCTTTCTCCAGTGGGCATCTTTTTATCAGTTTCAATAATGCCATAGTCAACAATACTGGGAATAATAGTTTCATCCCCTTCTAATATAGCCCAACCAACGATCGCTAATCCAGGATCAATTCCCAACCAAATCATTTTTTAATTACCTGCTTAAAGCAAAATAGGTATTAGGTGTTCGGTTTTAGGTTAATTTTTGACTGGTTTTGATTAATGGATTTAATCTTGGTAAAATCAATTTAGATTTTTTTAATCAATTCTTTTACCTAATTCCTAATCTCTAATACTTAACACCTTTTATTGTACTAAATCAGTAGAGGTTAATTCATTCGATCGTGAAGTGTCGTTTTGTGATGGAGCATCTCTGATTAAGGTAAAATGGGAGATTGCAGAAAATTATTATAAAAATTAATCATGGCCGTTAGAGTTAGAATTGCACCATCTCCCACAGGTAATTTACATATAGGTACAGCTCGTACCGCCGTATTTAATTGGCTATTTGCAAGACATCATCAAGGTACTTTTATATTAAGAGTTGAAGATACAGATTTAGAACGATCGAAATCCGAATATACAGATAATATTAAGTCTGGATTAAGTTGGTTAGGATTAAATTGGGATGAAGGGCCATTTTTTCAAACTCAGAGGTTAGATTTATACCGTCAAGCCATTCAAACTTTACTTGATAAAGGGTTAGCTTATCCCTGTTATTGCACTTCCGAAGAATTGGAAGCCATGAGAGAAACCCAAAAAGCAAATAATCAAGCACCTCGTTATGATAACCGTCACCGTAATCTATCACCAGAAGAAATCAGTCAATTTGAAGCAGAAGGACGTAAACCGGTAATTAGGTTTAAAATTGAAGATAATCAACAGATCCTATGGCACGACTTAATTAGAGGTACGGTGACATGGCAAGGTAGCGATTTAGGCGGAGACATGGTAATTGCCCGTACCCCCGATAAAGACAGTGATAATTTTGGACAACCTTTGTACAACTTGGCGGTAGTGATAGATGATATTGACATGAATATTAGTCACGTGATTCGAGGAGAAGATCATATTGCTAATACAGCAAAACAGATTTTGTTATATCAAGCATTAGAGGCAAAAGTGCCAGAATTTGCTCATACTCCCTTAATTTTGAACTCTGAAGGCAAAAAACTTTCAAAACGTGATGGGGTGACATCGATCGATGATTTCCGTAAAATGGGATTTACAGCACCAGCTTTAGTTAATTATATGACTCTGTTAGGATGGACTTCTCCTGATGCCGAGGAAATTTTTACCTTAGAAGAAGCGGCAACGAAGTTTAGTTTAGAAAGGGTTAATAAGGCAGGGGCAAAATTTGATTGGGATAAACTAGATTGGTTGAATAGTCAATATTTACATAAAA from Geminocystis sp. NIES-3709 encodes the following:
- the gltX gene encoding glutamate--tRNA ligase, with the translated sequence MAVRVRIAPSPTGNLHIGTARTAVFNWLFARHHQGTFILRVEDTDLERSKSEYTDNIKSGLSWLGLNWDEGPFFQTQRLDLYRQAIQTLLDKGLAYPCYCTSEELEAMRETQKANNQAPRYDNRHRNLSPEEISQFEAEGRKPVIRFKIEDNQQILWHDLIRGTVTWQGSDLGGDMVIARTPDKDSDNFGQPLYNLAVVIDDIDMNISHVIRGEDHIANTAKQILLYQALEAKVPEFAHTPLILNSEGKKLSKRDGVTSIDDFRKMGFTAPALVNYMTLLGWTSPDAEEIFTLEEAATKFSLERVNKAGAKFDWDKLDWLNSQYLHKMSPEELLPLLTPHWQEAGYQFNIDTEKDWLLQLTSLITPSLNRLTDAVKEAGLFFADGITLTEEAQEFMTQEGVKEVLEAVINATKSDLTFQEANDIIKQITKDLKVKKGLVMRSLRVGLTGELHGPDLVQTWLLLNQKALDKTRISSIVNN